DNA sequence from the SAR324 cluster bacterium genome:
TGGAGAGAAATCGCTGAAGGCCCTCACGATGTTGAAGAGAAATCCGTAGATGGTTGTCAGCTAAACCTGGGTAGTGCTCGCCCCAAAGCATTGTGAGATTTTTTGGAGAGCATTGTTCTCTCAGAGGAGCCAATAACTCTGAGGTGATCTGAAAGAGATTGTAGGGAGCTTTGCCAGGGACGATCTTGAGGTGGGAGTGACATTGCAATTGAGGCAAGATCTCCTGACGGAGATCAGCCAGTTCCTCACGCTGGACAGTGGGTTCCTGATGAACCAACTCCAAGCCAATTTGCTGGAGCCATCCAGAAATTGAGGTAGCAGAAAATCTCTTCGAAAGAAAAGCCAGCAGATCCAGATTACCTGTAACCAAGTAACTTGAACCCAGCCCAGGCCAGCCGTGTGATTCTGTCAATGTTCTCAACACGATCAGATTAGGACGAATCGTGGGGACCAAGCTGTTCGTTGAATCCAGATCTACCAAAGCAAGATCTGACTCATCAATCATGAAGCAGGTTTGTGGATTATCATCAATGAGTGACAACAAAGTTTTTCTGGAAAAACACTGACCGGTTGGGTTGTGTGGATTGCCCAACATTATCAAAGCTACAGAAGATAACTCATTTTTGAGTTGGCTTTCATTGAATTGAAAATCCTCTTCCTGCCTCAGATCAAAAGAAATTTGACGTAATCGGCATAAGGTGGTTACCCGTTCGTAAGCAGAGGAACAAGGTCGGGGCAACAACACA
Encoded proteins:
- a CDS encoding aminotransferase class I/II-fold pyridoxal phosphate-dependent enzyme; its protein translation is VLLPRPCSSAYERVTTLCRLRQISFDLRQEEDFQFNESQLKNELSSVALIMLGNPHNPTGQCFSRKTLLSLIDDNPQTCFMIDESDLALVDLDSTNSLVPTIRPNLIVLRTLTESHGWPGLGSSYLVTGNLDLLAFLSKRFSATSISGWLQQIGLELVHQEPTVQREELADLRQEILPQLQCHSHLKIVPGKAPYNLFQITSELLAPLREQCSPKNLTMLWGEHYPGLADNHLRISLQHREGLQRFLSILKQLER